The Phycicoccus sp. M110.8 genome includes a window with the following:
- a CDS encoding DNA polymerase, translated as MPVHPVAFVTSAGGRAAVVGDGVQVVAPVDEAVAVAAGLERDAAKRPVRFVWWAAATDAHPLVAHGIPVSRCWDVAEAHRLLHGGWEAAPQQAWAAAHGLDPAGVPEARRGDLFDFDAADDGPPPGSVVRPDGHLAAEPGTAQWTPDDETLVGWAQAALDCARLQQERLADVGDRAVAAAHSESAAALLCVELARDGLPLDRPTAESLIAAAAGPRPVDEDEARSIRARRDAAVLRHVPGRESTDLRNPAQVKDLLAAVGVDVPNTRKWMLEPYRGTHAVVEALLEWRKAERIATTYGYGWLDAHVGADDRLRGAWTACDGAAGRMTAQNGLHNLPTELRPAVAARPGHVLVRADLGQIEPRVLAVVSGDGAFAEATRADDLYAPVASRLGVERPVAKVAVLAAMYGQRSGAAGEALRGLERAYPVAMAFLDEAYAAGVRRRPLRTFGGRLLRLDEVLTGAPPQDAAGWDAARGRFARNAVIQGSAAELFKAWAATVRATTRDLGAQIVLCLHDELLVHVPEEHAQEATARVGTALTDSARRWAGSSAVRFVADTSVVHRWSEAKG; from the coding sequence ATGCCCGTGCACCCCGTCGCCTTCGTCACCTCTGCCGGTGGACGGGCGGCCGTCGTCGGTGACGGCGTCCAGGTCGTCGCGCCGGTCGACGAGGCCGTTGCCGTCGCCGCCGGGCTCGAGCGGGACGCCGCGAAACGACCCGTCCGGTTCGTGTGGTGGGCGGCCGCGACCGATGCGCACCCGCTGGTGGCACACGGCATACCCGTGTCGCGGTGCTGGGACGTCGCCGAGGCACACCGCCTCCTGCACGGGGGCTGGGAGGCGGCGCCGCAGCAGGCGTGGGCGGCAGCGCACGGCCTCGATCCCGCCGGGGTCCCGGAGGCTCGGCGCGGGGACCTCTTCGACTTCGACGCCGCGGACGACGGGCCACCACCGGGATCGGTGGTGCGCCCCGACGGCCACCTCGCGGCCGAGCCGGGCACTGCGCAGTGGACACCGGACGACGAGACGCTCGTGGGCTGGGCGCAGGCCGCGCTGGACTGCGCGCGCCTGCAGCAGGAGCGGCTGGCCGACGTCGGCGACCGCGCCGTGGCGGCGGCCCACTCCGAGTCGGCCGCCGCGCTGCTGTGCGTCGAGCTCGCCCGCGACGGCCTCCCCCTCGACCGCCCCACCGCCGAGTCGCTCATCGCGGCGGCGGCCGGACCACGCCCGGTGGACGAGGACGAGGCCCGCAGCATCCGGGCGCGCAGGGATGCCGCGGTCCTGCGCCACGTGCCCGGCCGCGAGTCCACGGACCTGCGCAACCCCGCGCAGGTCAAGGACCTGTTGGCCGCGGTCGGCGTGGACGTGCCCAACACGCGCAAGTGGATGCTGGAGCCCTACCGCGGCACCCACGCCGTCGTCGAGGCACTGCTCGAGTGGCGCAAGGCGGAGCGGATCGCGACGACCTACGGCTACGGGTGGCTCGACGCCCACGTCGGGGCGGACGACCGGCTGCGCGGGGCGTGGACGGCCTGCGACGGCGCCGCCGGTCGGATGACCGCCCAGAACGGGCTGCACAACCTCCCCACCGAGCTGCGTCCCGCGGTCGCGGCCCGCCCCGGCCACGTGCTCGTGCGCGCCGACCTCGGGCAGATCGAGCCACGCGTGCTGGCGGTCGTCTCCGGCGATGGCGCCTTCGCGGAGGCGACCCGGGCCGACGACCTCTACGCGCCGGTGGCGAGCCGCCTCGGTGTCGAGCGACCCGTCGCCAAGGTGGCCGTCCTCGCTGCGATGTACGGCCAGCGCAGCGGCGCCGCCGGCGAGGCGCTCAGGGGCCTCGAACGTGCCTACCCCGTCGCCATGGCCTTCCTCGACGAGGCGTATGCCGCGGGCGTGCGGCGCCGGCCCCTGCGCACCTTCGGGGGGCGCCTGCTGCGGCTGGACGAGGTGCTCACCGGCGCCCCGCCGCAGGACGCCGCGGGGTGGGACGCCGCCCGGGGGCGGTTCGCCCGCAACGCGGTGATCCAGGGCTCGGCGGCCGAGCTGTTCAAGGCCTGGGCGGCCACCGTCCGGGCGACCACGCGCGACCTCGGCGCGCAGATCGTCCTGTGCCTGCACGACGAGCTGCTCGTGCACGTCCCGGAGGAGCACGCCCAGGAGGCCACGGCGCGGGTCGGGACCGCGCTCACCGACAGCGCCCGGCGGTGGGCCGGGTCGAGCGCGGTGCGGTTCGTCGCCGACACCTCGGTCGTGCACCGCTGGTCCGAGGCCAAGGGCTGA
- a CDS encoding DUF1206 domain-containing protein, translated as MDGHDVKQVAREASDHPALEGAARAGYAVSGLLHLLIGWIALQVAFGHSGKNADQSGALASLAGNGLGKALLWFAVVAFLGLALWQVTDAVIGHPGDDKDAWAGRAKAVAKAVVYLALAWSAFTFARGRSSNSKSQSVDFTSSLMSKPGGRFLVVVVGLVIIGVGVYHVYKGWSKKFLQDLEDHPGTWATRAGRVGYIAKGVALAIVGFLFCAAGIHHNAKEATGLDGALKSLRGQPFGTVLLVVMALGFAAFGLYSFARARHAKV; from the coding sequence ATGGACGGACACGACGTCAAACAGGTCGCCCGCGAGGCGTCCGACCACCCGGCGCTCGAAGGGGCGGCCCGGGCGGGATATGCAGTGAGCGGTCTGCTGCACCTGCTCATCGGCTGGATCGCCCTGCAGGTCGCCTTCGGGCACAGCGGCAAGAACGCCGACCAGAGCGGGGCGCTCGCCTCCCTGGCCGGCAACGGCCTCGGGAAGGCCCTGCTGTGGTTCGCCGTGGTGGCGTTCCTCGGACTGGCCCTCTGGCAGGTCACCGACGCGGTCATCGGGCACCCCGGTGACGACAAGGACGCCTGGGCTGGCCGGGCCAAGGCCGTCGCGAAGGCGGTGGTGTACCTCGCCCTCGCCTGGTCGGCGTTCACCTTCGCCCGCGGCCGGTCGAGCAACAGCAAGTCCCAGAGCGTCGACTTCACCTCCAGCCTCATGTCCAAGCCCGGCGGGCGGTTTCTTGTGGTCGTCGTCGGCCTGGTGATCATCGGGGTCGGCGTCTACCACGTGTACAAGGGCTGGTCGAAGAAGTTCCTCCAGGACCTGGAGGACCACCCCGGCACGTGGGCGACTCGCGCCGGACGCGTCGGCTACATCGCCAAGGGCGTGGCCCTGGCGATCGTCGGCTTCCTCTTCTGCGCGGCGGGGATCCACCACAACGCCAAGGAGGCCACCGGCCTCGACGGCGCGTTGAAGTCGCTCCGCGGCCAGCCGTTCGGCACGGTCCTGCTGGTCGTCATGGCCTTGGGCTTCGCCGCCTTCGGGCTCTACAGCTTCGCCCGCGCCAGGCACGCCAAGGTCTGA
- a CDS encoding PAC2 family protein encodes MQNPSELYHFETDTDPQDLRASVLVLALGGFMDAGHTQKLLTEHLLATGESTVVASFDADQLLDYRSRRPTMVFDTNRWVSYEDPCLALHRLTDRDGTPYLLLTGPEPDFQWERMAEAIRQLVVALGVDLVVTAHGIPMAVPHTRPIGMTSHATDPRLIPLQENPFGRVQVPGSLASLVELRLGESGHDAIGFAVHVPHYLAQAEFADGAVTALNAILAATGLNLPIDDLVAQAGLNRAEIAREVEGSEEVAQVIAALERQYDTFLEGRQKPSLLATDVSDLPSADEIGAEFEQFLRQIDDPGTDESGGSRA; translated from the coding sequence GTGCAGAACCCGTCCGAGCTCTACCACTTCGAGACCGACACCGACCCGCAGGACCTGCGGGCCTCCGTCCTGGTGCTCGCGCTCGGCGGCTTCATGGACGCCGGCCACACGCAGAAGCTGCTCACCGAGCACCTGCTGGCGACCGGCGAGTCGACCGTGGTGGCGTCCTTCGACGCCGACCAGCTGCTCGACTACCGCAGCCGCCGGCCCACCATGGTCTTCGACACCAACCGCTGGGTCAGCTACGAGGACCCCTGCCTGGCCCTGCACCGGCTCACCGACCGCGACGGCACGCCGTACCTGCTGCTGACCGGCCCGGAGCCGGACTTCCAGTGGGAGCGCATGGCCGAGGCGATCCGCCAGCTCGTCGTGGCGCTCGGCGTCGACCTCGTGGTGACCGCGCACGGCATCCCGATGGCCGTGCCGCACACCCGGCCCATCGGCATGACGTCACACGCCACCGACCCGCGGCTGATCCCGTTGCAGGAGAACCCCTTCGGCCGGGTGCAGGTGCCCGGGAGCCTGGCCTCGCTCGTCGAGCTGAGGCTGGGGGAGTCGGGCCACGACGCGATCGGCTTCGCCGTGCACGTACCGCACTACCTGGCCCAGGCCGAGTTCGCGGACGGCGCCGTGACCGCCCTCAACGCGATCCTCGCCGCCACCGGCCTCAACCTGCCCATCGACGACCTGGTCGCGCAGGCGGGCCTCAACCGTGCCGAGATCGCCCGTGAGGTCGAGGGGTCGGAGGAGGTGGCCCAGGTCATCGCGGCCCTCGAGCGGCAGTACGACACGTTCCTCGAGGGGCGCCAGAAGCCGAGCCTCCTGGCCACCGACGTGAGCGACCTGCCCTCGGCGGACGAGATCGGCGCCGAGTTCGAGCAGTTCCTGCGCCAGATCGACGACCCGGGCACCGACGAGTCCGGCGGCTCCCGAGCCTGA
- a CDS encoding TetR/AcrR family transcriptional regulator, producing the protein MTPARSTATAEESRPRPRVEGDREREILEAALETLVEHGYDRFSFDLVAAAAKASKATLYRRWPGKVDLVVDALQLMMGVEADRFPDTGSLRGDLVAQACAKGGLGEDRPIQVFSQLVTAMHRDPELADAVLTRLLGPKLAGARRIFEAAQQRGEVGPDADLDLLARLLPAISIHEAMLTGSHPSRERLTFLVDSVVLPACAATLPRS; encoded by the coding sequence ATGACCCCCGCCCGCAGCACTGCCACCGCCGAGGAGTCGCGGCCGCGACCCCGCGTCGAGGGCGACCGCGAGCGCGAGATCCTCGAGGCGGCGCTCGAGACCCTGGTCGAGCACGGCTACGACCGGTTCAGCTTCGACCTCGTCGCGGCGGCGGCCAAGGCCTCCAAGGCCACGCTCTACCGCCGGTGGCCGGGCAAGGTCGACCTCGTCGTCGACGCCCTGCAGCTCATGATGGGGGTCGAGGCGGACCGCTTCCCCGACACCGGTTCGCTCCGGGGGGACCTCGTCGCCCAGGCGTGCGCCAAGGGCGGCCTCGGCGAGGACCGCCCGATCCAGGTGTTCAGCCAGCTGGTCACGGCCATGCACCGCGACCCCGAGCTGGCCGACGCCGTCCTCACCCGGCTCCTCGGGCCCAAGCTGGCCGGCGCCCGCCGCATCTTCGAGGCGGCGCAGCAGCGCGGCGAGGTGGGGCCGGACGCCGACCTCGACCTCCTCGCCCGCCTGCTGCCCGCCATCAGCATCCACGAGGCGATGCTGACCGGCTCCCACCCGAGCCGCGAGCGCCTCACGTTCCTGGTGGACAGCGTCGTCCTCCCCGCCTGCGCAGCGACGTTGCCGCGCAGCTGA
- a CDS encoding MFS transporter — protein MSSPAVVEPVSASGPGEAEGGRTRHLGIALTVISAAQLMVVLDGTIVNIAMPHIMTDLGFTQDNLSWVVTAYTLAFGGLLLLGGRLGDLFGRRTVFMTGVLLFAGASLLGGLAQTEGMLLGARALQGVGAALASPTALALITTTFPAGPARNRAMGVYAAMSGAGAAVGLILGGALTEIDWRWTMFINVPIGLAVALLAPRFLPESVRAEGRVDVPGAILGTGGLVSLVYGLTHAASDSWSSATTITTLALGVVLLVAFVAVEARSSHALMPIRILADRMRGTSFVVMLVVGAAMFAMFYFLGLYIQQVLGYSPLKSGFAFLPFSAGIVVAAQVASTLMTRVDPRWISGFGALLASVGMFGFSRLDVDSSYAGGLLPWIVTLSVGMGLTFVPMTLTATAGVAKEDSGVASAVLNTMQQVGGSLGLATLSTVFANAAKDRGAELGAALQAKAQSGALSPEQLQAAQHQVALQAQTYGSGHAYLVGAGMILVGALVTFLFLNVRHEALSSEGHENVHLA, from the coding sequence ATGTCATCTCCTGCTGTCGTCGAGCCCGTCTCGGCCTCCGGACCCGGGGAGGCCGAGGGTGGCCGCACCCGCCACCTCGGCATCGCCCTCACCGTCATCAGCGCCGCCCAGCTCATGGTGGTGCTCGACGGCACCATCGTGAACATCGCGATGCCGCACATCATGACCGACCTGGGGTTCACCCAGGACAACCTGTCGTGGGTCGTCACGGCATACACCCTCGCCTTCGGCGGTTTGCTGCTCCTCGGCGGGCGCCTCGGTGACCTGTTCGGCCGCCGCACCGTCTTCATGACCGGCGTGCTGCTCTTCGCCGGCGCCTCGCTGCTCGGCGGGCTCGCGCAGACCGAGGGCATGCTGCTCGGGGCCCGTGCCCTGCAGGGTGTCGGCGCCGCACTGGCCTCCCCCACCGCCCTGGCGCTCATCACCACGACGTTCCCGGCCGGCCCCGCGCGCAACCGCGCCATGGGCGTGTACGCCGCGATGTCCGGAGCGGGCGCCGCGGTCGGCCTCATCCTCGGCGGCGCCCTGACCGAGATCGACTGGCGCTGGACGATGTTCATCAACGTCCCGATCGGCCTCGCCGTAGCCCTGCTGGCGCCCCGCTTCCTGCCCGAGTCGGTCCGGGCCGAGGGCCGCGTGGACGTCCCCGGCGCCATCCTCGGCACCGGCGGCCTCGTCTCGCTCGTCTACGGCCTCACCCACGCGGCATCCGACTCCTGGTCGTCCGCGACGACCATCACCACCCTCGCGCTCGGCGTCGTCCTGCTCGTCGCGTTCGTCGCCGTCGAGGCCCGCTCGAGCCACGCCCTCATGCCGATCCGCATCCTCGCCGACCGCATGCGCGGCACGTCCTTCGTCGTGATGCTCGTCGTCGGCGCGGCGATGTTCGCGATGTTCTACTTCCTCGGCCTCTACATCCAGCAGGTGCTGGGCTACTCGCCGCTGAAGTCCGGCTTCGCGTTCCTGCCCTTCTCGGCCGGCATCGTCGTCGCGGCGCAGGTCGCCTCCACCCTCATGACCCGCGTCGACCCGCGCTGGATTTCCGGCTTCGGCGCGCTGCTGGCGTCGGTGGGCATGTTCGGGTTCTCGCGGCTCGACGTCGACAGCTCGTATGCCGGCGGCCTCCTGCCGTGGATCGTCACCCTGTCGGTGGGCATGGGCCTGACCTTCGTGCCCATGACGCTCACGGCGACCGCGGGCGTGGCCAAGGAGGACTCCGGTGTGGCGTCGGCGGTGCTGAACACGATGCAGCAGGTCGGCGGCTCGCTCGGCCTGGCGACCCTCAGCACGGTCTTCGCGAACGCCGCCAAGGACCGCGGTGCCGAGCTGGGCGCCGCGCTGCAGGCCAAGGCGCAGTCCGGGGCGCTGAGCCCCGAGCAGCTCCAGGCGGCGCAGCACCAGGTCGCGCTGCAGGCGCAGACCTACGGATCCGGCCACGCCTACCTCGTGGGCGCCGGGATGATCCTCGTCGGTGCGCTGGTGACGTTCCTGTTCCTCAACGTCAGGCACGAGGCCCTGTCGTCCGAGGGCCACGAGAACGTCCATCTGGCCTGA
- the hrpA gene encoding ATP-dependent RNA helicase HrpA, with the protein MSSAGSEQPRAARNRRRRPRRGPSEGAAGQGQQLRQPRQPRQPRHPRPRRAIPVPELRYPEQLPVVARKDDIAAAIRDHQVVVIAGETGSGKTTQLPKICLEVGRGQQGIVGHTQPRRIAARSVAERIAEELEVELGGAIGYQVRFTDTSSDDTLVKVMTDGILLNEMQRDRMLRKYDTIIIDEAHERSLNIDFILGYLKQLLPRRPDLKVVITSATIDPERFAQHFADPRTGEPAPIIEVSGRTYPVEVRYRPLVDPDRDDAEERDQVTGVVEAVEELWTEARGGDGGGQDILVFLSGEREIRDTASALEGLGLPQTEVLPLYARLSAAEQHRVFSGHSGRRIVLATNVAETSLTVPGIRYVVDAGTARISRYSQRTKVQRLPIEPVSQASANQRAGRCGRVADGICIRLYSEADYESRPEFTEPEVQRTSLASVILQMTALGLGDVARFPFVDAPDPRQVADGVRLLEELQAFDAGDGVGSTEGAGEEYAGEPGERGTAPRRRGRERRLTAYGRSLARLPVDPRLGRMLIEAGKLGCTREALVIVAALSMQDPRERPADKQTQADQAHARFRDEHSDFMSLLNLWNYLKEQQKALSHSAFRRMCRTEFLHYLRVREWQDLHSQLRRACQDVGIDPKQATSAPGEPPNADLVHQALLAGLLSHIGVRDEAKRDYLGARGARFGISPGSTLFRRQPAFVMAAELVETTRLWARTNARIDPLWAERAAPHLVKRTYSEPRWSRKQGAALATERVTLYGVPLVAARTVNYARIQPEESRDLFIRHALVEGDWDTHHEFHRANTALLQRLSELEERARRRDIVVDDEDLVAFFDERVPAEVVSQRHFDRWWKHARRETPDLLTFTEDLLTRDSAEEVSARDYPRTWRQGGLELPVTYQFEPGAAADGVTVHIPVQVLNRVSPEGFDWQVPGLRGDLATALVRALPKGVRRNFVPAPDHAAAALADVQPGDGRTLAEELGRVLHARTGVRVDPADWHPEAVPDHLRVTFSVEDGGGRVLGAGKDLEELQARLAGQVQRRMSRAGARVERKGLRQWDFGTLPETFDTRSGGQVVQGFPALVDRGDCVDLVVLPGRRAADAATALGVRRLLLLNTAPPWKRVLARLGNAQKLSLADNPHGSVPALLEDCLACAVDAITAQRGSAGAHGVRDEAAFEEVLAAVRTHVATRVLQVVDEVEPVLATAREVRRLLDALRAPAAAALVADVRAQLDSLVYAGFVADTGIAHLPHLRRYLRGMVQRLEKAPSSPSALARDAANQEVVDRVEVAYADLLDSLSPEDRRSAAVRDVGWMVEDLRVSLFANSLGTPRPVSEKRIRNAIAALQA; encoded by the coding sequence ATGTCCTCCGCCGGTTCCGAGCAGCCTCGCGCTGCCCGGAACCGGCGCAGGCGTCCCCGGCGCGGGCCGTCGGAGGGCGCCGCCGGCCAGGGCCAGCAGCTGCGGCAACCGCGGCAGCCCCGGCAACCGCGGCACCCACGCCCCCGCCGGGCGATCCCCGTGCCGGAGCTGCGCTACCCCGAGCAGCTCCCGGTCGTCGCGCGCAAGGACGACATCGCCGCGGCCATCCGCGACCACCAGGTCGTCGTCATCGCGGGCGAGACCGGGTCGGGCAAGACCACCCAGCTGCCCAAGATCTGCCTCGAAGTCGGTCGCGGCCAGCAGGGCATCGTCGGGCACACCCAGCCCCGCCGCATCGCCGCCCGCTCGGTCGCCGAGCGCATCGCCGAGGAGCTCGAGGTCGAGCTCGGTGGCGCGATCGGCTACCAGGTGAGGTTCACCGACACGAGCAGCGACGACACGCTCGTCAAGGTGATGACCGACGGCATCTTGCTCAACGAGATGCAGCGCGACCGGATGCTGCGCAAGTACGACACGATCATCATCGACGAGGCGCACGAGCGGTCGCTCAACATCGACTTCATCCTCGGCTACCTCAAGCAGCTGCTGCCGCGCCGCCCCGACCTCAAGGTCGTCATCACCTCGGCGACCATCGACCCCGAGCGGTTCGCCCAGCACTTCGCCGACCCGCGCACGGGCGAGCCGGCGCCGATCATCGAGGTCTCCGGCCGCACGTACCCCGTCGAGGTCCGCTACCGCCCGCTCGTCGACCCCGACCGCGACGACGCCGAGGAGCGCGACCAGGTCACCGGTGTCGTCGAGGCGGTCGAGGAGCTGTGGACCGAGGCCCGTGGCGGCGACGGCGGCGGCCAGGACATCCTCGTCTTCCTCTCGGGTGAGCGGGAGATCCGCGACACCGCGTCGGCCCTCGAGGGCCTGGGGCTGCCGCAGACCGAGGTGCTCCCGCTCTACGCGCGGCTGTCCGCCGCCGAGCAGCACCGGGTCTTCTCCGGCCACTCCGGACGCCGGATCGTGTTGGCCACCAACGTCGCCGAGACGTCGCTGACGGTACCGGGCATCCGGTACGTCGTCGACGCCGGCACCGCGCGCATCTCGCGCTACAGCCAGCGCACCAAGGTGCAGCGGCTGCCGATCGAGCCGGTGTCGCAGGCGAGCGCCAACCAGCGTGCCGGCCGCTGCGGCCGCGTGGCCGACGGCATCTGCATCCGGCTGTACTCCGAGGCCGACTACGAGTCCCGGCCGGAGTTCACCGAGCCCGAGGTCCAGCGCACCAGCCTCGCGTCGGTCATCCTGCAGATGACGGCGCTCGGGCTCGGCGACGTCGCGCGGTTCCCCTTCGTCGACGCCCCCGACCCGCGCCAGGTGGCCGACGGCGTGCGGCTCCTCGAGGAGCTCCAGGCCTTCGACGCGGGCGACGGTGTGGGCAGCACCGAGGGCGCCGGCGAGGAGTATGCCGGGGAGCCGGGGGAGCGGGGAACCGCACCGAGGCGCCGTGGGCGGGAGCGGCGGCTCACGGCATACGGAAGGTCGCTGGCCCGGCTGCCCGTGGACCCACGGCTGGGGCGCATGCTCATCGAGGCCGGGAAGCTGGGGTGCACGCGCGAGGCGCTGGTCATCGTGGCCGCGCTCTCCATGCAGGACCCGCGTGAGCGGCCGGCCGACAAGCAGACCCAGGCCGACCAGGCGCACGCCCGGTTCCGCGACGAGCACTCGGACTTCATGTCGTTGCTCAACCTCTGGAACTACCTCAAGGAGCAGCAGAAGGCGTTGTCGCACAGCGCGTTCCGGCGCATGTGCCGCACCGAGTTCCTGCACTACCTGCGGGTGCGCGAGTGGCAGGACCTGCACTCCCAGCTGCGCCGCGCCTGCCAGGACGTCGGCATCGACCCCAAGCAGGCGACCTCGGCGCCGGGGGAGCCGCCCAACGCCGACCTCGTTCACCAGGCGCTGCTCGCCGGGCTGCTGTCGCACATCGGCGTGCGCGACGAGGCGAAGCGGGACTACCTCGGTGCCCGGGGAGCGCGGTTCGGGATCTCGCCGGGGTCGACCCTGTTCCGCCGCCAGCCGGCGTTCGTGATGGCCGCCGAGCTCGTCGAGACGACCCGCCTGTGGGCCCGCACCAACGCCCGGATCGACCCGCTGTGGGCCGAGCGCGCGGCGCCGCACCTGGTGAAGCGGACCTACTCCGAGCCGCGCTGGTCGCGCAAGCAGGGGGCCGCCCTGGCCACCGAACGGGTCACCCTCTACGGCGTGCCGCTGGTCGCCGCTCGGACGGTCAACTACGCCAGGATCCAGCCCGAGGAGTCGCGCGACCTCTTCATCCGGCACGCGCTGGTCGAGGGGGACTGGGACACCCACCACGAGTTCCACCGGGCGAACACCGCTCTGCTGCAACGGCTCTCCGAGCTCGAGGAGCGCGCGCGCCGACGCGACATCGTGGTCGACGACGAGGACCTCGTCGCGTTCTTCGACGAGCGCGTGCCCGCCGAGGTCGTCTCGCAACGCCACTTCGACCGATGGTGGAAGCACGCGCGGCGGGAGACGCCGGACCTGCTGACGTTCACCGAGGACCTGCTCACCCGCGACAGCGCGGAGGAGGTGTCGGCGCGCGACTACCCGCGCACGTGGCGCCAGGGTGGGCTCGAGCTGCCCGTCACCTACCAGTTCGAGCCGGGGGCGGCAGCCGACGGGGTCACCGTGCACATTCCGGTGCAGGTGCTCAACCGCGTGTCACCCGAGGGGTTCGACTGGCAGGTGCCGGGCCTGCGCGGCGACCTCGCGACGGCCCTCGTCCGTGCCCTGCCGAAGGGCGTCCGGCGCAACTTCGTCCCCGCACCCGACCACGCAGCCGCCGCGCTGGCGGACGTCCAGCCCGGCGACGGACGCACGCTGGCCGAGGAGCTCGGCCGGGTGCTGCACGCCAGGACCGGCGTGCGCGTCGACCCCGCGGACTGGCACCCCGAGGCCGTCCCCGACCACCTGCGGGTCACCTTCAGCGTCGAGGACGGCGGCGGACGCGTGCTGGGCGCCGGCAAGGACCTCGAGGAGCTGCAGGCCCGGCTCGCCGGCCAGGTGCAGCGACGCATGTCCCGAGCCGGTGCCCGCGTCGAACGAAAAGGCCTGCGGCAGTGGGACTTCGGCACCCTGCCGGAGACCTTCGACACGAGGTCCGGCGGCCAGGTGGTGCAGGGTTTCCCGGCCCTGGTCGACCGCGGCGACTGCGTCGACCTCGTCGTCCTGCCCGGCCGTCGCGCCGCCGACGCGGCGACCGCCCTGGGGGTGCGCCGGCTTCTGCTGCTCAACACCGCGCCGCCGTGGAAGCGCGTGCTCGCCCGCCTCGGCAACGCCCAGAAGCTCAGCCTGGCGGACAACCCGCACGGCTCCGTGCCCGCGCTGCTCGAGGACTGCCTGGCGTGCGCCGTGGACGCGATCACGGCCCAGCGCGGATCAGCGGGCGCCCATGGCGTGCGCGACGAGGCGGCCTTCGAGGAGGTGCTCGCCGCCGTGCGCACCCACGTCGCCACCCGGGTCCTGCAGGTGGTCGACGAGGTCGAGCCGGTGCTGGCCACCGCCCGGGAGGTCCGGCGCCTGCTCGACGCGCTGCGGGCCCCGGCCGCCGCTGCCCTCGTCGCCGACGTCCGGGCGCAGCTCGACAGCCTCGTCTACGCCGGCTTCGTCGCGGACACCGGGATCGCGCACCTGCCGCACCTGCGCCGGTACCTGCGGGGGATGGTGCAGCGGCTCGAGAAGGCGCCCTCGTCGCCGTCCGCCCTGGCCCGCGACGCCGCGAACCAGGAGGTCGTCGACCGGGTCGAGGTCGCGTATGCCGACCTGCTCGACTCCCTGTCGCCCGAGGACCGCCGCTCGGCCGCCGTCCGCGACGTCGGGTGGATGGTGGAGGACCTGCGCGTCAGCCTCTTCGCGAACTCCCTCGGGACGCCGCGGCCGGTGTCGGAGAAGCGCATCCGCAACGCCATCGCAGCCCTCCAGGCCTGA
- a CDS encoding bifunctional o-acetylhomoserine/o-acetylserine sulfhydrylase yields the protein MSSTNWSFETRQIHVGQEPDSATGARALPIYQTTSYVFKDAEHAANLFALKEFGNIYTRIMNPTQDAVEQRIASLEGGVGALLVASGQAAETLAILNIAEAGDHVVASPSLYGGTYNLLKHTLPKFGLEVTFVEDPNDLESWRRAVRPNTKLFFGETISNPKSEVLDIEGVAAVAHEAGVPLVVDNTIATPYLIRPLEWGADIVVHSATKYLGGHGTTIAGVIVDGGSFDFAKDPERFPGYNTPDESYHGLVFARDLGVGSPLGANLAYILKARVQLLRDLGAAVSPFNAFLIAQGIETLSLRIERHLQNAHEVAKYLGGHEQVERVVWASLPDHESYEKAKKYTPRGAGAVLAFEIRGGVEAGKRFVEALQLHSHVANLGDVRSLAIHPASTTHSQGPDEDRLAAGVTPGLVRLAVGIEHVDDIIADLDQGFIAAKGA from the coding sequence ATGAGCAGCACCAACTGGTCGTTCGAGACCCGCCAGATCCACGTCGGCCAGGAGCCGGACTCCGCCACCGGGGCCCGCGCCCTGCCGATCTACCAGACGACGTCGTACGTCTTCAAGGACGCCGAGCACGCGGCAAACCTGTTCGCGCTCAAGGAGTTCGGCAACATCTACACCCGCATCATGAACCCCACGCAGGACGCCGTGGAGCAGCGGATCGCCTCCCTCGAGGGCGGCGTCGGGGCCCTGCTCGTGGCGTCGGGCCAGGCGGCCGAGACCCTGGCGATCCTCAACATCGCCGAGGCCGGCGACCACGTCGTGGCCAGCCCGTCGCTCTACGGCGGCACGTACAACCTGCTCAAGCACACGCTGCCGAAGTTCGGCCTCGAGGTGACCTTCGTCGAGGACCCCAACGACCTCGAGTCGTGGCGCCGGGCCGTGCGGCCCAACACCAAGCTCTTCTTCGGCGAGACCATCTCCAACCCCAAGTCCGAGGTGCTCGACATCGAGGGCGTGGCGGCGGTCGCCCACGAGGCGGGCGTGCCGCTGGTCGTCGACAACACGATCGCGACGCCGTACCTCATCCGCCCGCTGGAGTGGGGCGCCGACATCGTGGTGCACTCGGCGACGAAGTACCTCGGCGGCCACGGCACCACCATCGCCGGGGTCATCGTCGACGGCGGGTCGTTCGACTTCGCCAAGGACCCTGAGCGCTTCCCCGGCTACAACACCCCCGACGAGAGCTACCACGGGCTCGTCTTCGCCCGGGACCTCGGCGTCGGCAGCCCGCTCGGTGCCAACCTCGCCTACATCCTCAAGGCCCGGGTCCAGCTGCTGCGCGACCTCGGCGCAGCGGTCTCGCCGTTCAACGCCTTCCTCATCGCCCAGGGCATCGAGACCCTCAGCCTGCGGATCGAGCGCCACCTGCAGAACGCCCACGAGGTGGCGAAGTACCTGGGCGGCCACGAGCAGGTCGAGCGGGTCGTCTGGGCCTCGCTGCCCGACCACGAGTCGTACGAGAAGGCGAAGAAGTACACGCCGCGCGGTGCCGGTGCGGTGCTCGCGTTCGAGATCAGGGGCGGGGTCGAGGCGGGCAAGCGGTTCGTCGAGGCCCTCCAGCTGCACAGCCACGTGGCCAACCTCGGCGACGTCCGCTCGCTGGCGATCCACCCGGCGTCGACGACGCACTCCCAGGGCCCGGACGAGGACCGCCTCGCGGCCGGGGTGACGCCCGGGCTCGTGCGGCTCGCAGTCGGCATCGAGCACGTCGACGACATCATCGCCGACCTCGACCAGGGCTTCATCGCCGCCAAGGGCGCCTGA